A genomic region of Deltaproteobacteria bacterium contains the following coding sequences:
- a CDS encoding DUF3786 domain-containing protein translates to MSTLFKQITRDGNLENISGFGGYKRIYEELIQQLRQGDIPTLAEHLELALNQEGEAEVPFLGVTYLLSRAGVRRDDGQGFSDVTGSALIRYLLTGSCSRPAGEFVTFAMLAGPLFRQGEYSSSAIERPIIKRFERRAPELLRVATSVGGRMGGIGGLDSVSILFDLLPHILLQLIFYDKDDEFPARATLLFEKNSTQVLDFETLAVLVTIFVNFLTKSDPVSMIGKRASSGSP, encoded by the coding sequence ATGAGCACGTTGTTCAAACAAATTACGAGAGATGGTAACCTGGAAAATATATCGGGATTCGGCGGCTACAAAAGAATTTATGAAGAGCTGATCCAGCAATTGCGGCAGGGAGATATTCCTACCTTGGCAGAACATCTTGAGCTTGCGCTCAACCAGGAAGGCGAAGCCGAAGTCCCATTTTTGGGCGTCACTTATCTATTATCAAGGGCTGGAGTCAGGAGAGATGATGGCCAAGGCTTCTCGGATGTTACTGGAAGCGCCTTAATTCGTTATTTGTTAACGGGAAGTTGTAGCCGCCCGGCAGGAGAGTTTGTGACCTTTGCGATGCTGGCCGGCCCGTTGTTTAGGCAGGGAGAATATTCCAGCAGCGCTATAGAGCGACCGATCATTAAACGCTTTGAAAGACGTGCTCCAGAATTGCTGCGGGTCGCGACATCAGTAGGTGGACGCATGGGTGGGATTGGAGGCTTGGATTCAGTCAGCATACTTTTCGACTTGCTTCCTCACATCTTACTACAATTAATTTTCTATGATAAAGACGATGAATTCCCGGCCCGAGCGACTCTGTTGTTTGAGAAAAATTCGACGCAAGTACTAGATTTCGAAACATTGGCTGTGCTGGTTACTATATTTGTCAACTTTCTGACGAAATCAGATCCCGTTTCGATGATCGGGAAACGGGCTTCATCTGGAAGTCCTTGA